Below is a genomic region from Glaciihabitans sp. INWT7.
CCTCTACCTCGGCAGAGATGGACCCGATGAATTCAGCGCGGAAGACGAGCAGTTGCTGAGCTCGTTCACGGAGATGGCCGCGATCGCCATCTGGAACGCGAACAACCGCGAAGAACCGGCTTCCCCTCTAGCCGGGTAGCGGATCGGCTCAGCTCGCCAGCTCGGCGGCGAGAGCGGCACCGAGGGTGGACTCGCTCTCGGTGCGGGCGACGCGGCGACCGGAGGACTGCTTGGAGTTCTCGACGGCCCCGAGACCGAGGTCGAGCAGCTGGGACTCGGTCCAGCCGGCCGCGATCGCGGCGTGGCGGGCGGCATCCACGGCGGCGATGGTGGCCTCGAGTGCGCTGAGACGCACGGCGAGCTGGTGCACGAGGTCCATGCGGTTGTTCATTTCGGCGTCGACGATGGCGCGGGCCTGCACTGTCGAGTCGTCCGGATCGAACGTCGTGCGAGTGAGGTAGTGGACCTTCGCGTCGGGGCTCATCATGTTGCTTTCTCTCGATACACCGGGAAACCCTTTCGGGTGGTAGAAGAGTGGGTTCCCTCAGTACAAGATGCTGCATCCCCGGGAAGAGTCACAGTCCCCAGTAGAGGGGACACGTTTTGTACCCCGGATTGTCCCCCATAAAAATGCGGGTCAGGGGGCCGGATCTTCGGGATGCGTTGTGCCGGGATGGGGCGCGAGACCGAGCGCGGACTTCAACTGATCCTCGACGGAATCGTCCGCGGCGGCGGCCGCCACGTTCGCCTCGGCGACAGCGAGCAGCACCTCTTCGCGCTGGATCTTGATGCCGCGAGGGGCATCGATGCCGATGCGGATGCCGTCACCGCGCACGTCGAGGATGGTGATGGTGATGTCGTCACCGATCACGATCTTCTCGCCCGCCTTACGGGTCAACACCAGCATCGTCTCAGCCTACCGAACCGCTCTCC
It encodes:
- the csrA gene encoding carbon storage regulator CsrA codes for the protein MLVLTRKAGEKIVIGDDITITILDVRGDGIRIGIDAPRGIKIQREEVLLAVAEANVAAAAADDSVEDQLKSALGLAPHPGTTHPEDPAP